TCGTCTAATACATTTTGTATTTGTCTGGggatggtgtgggtgggggggtgaaggggtgggggggtagggattgtgagggggtgggggggtgaaggggtgggggggtagggatcgtgaggggggggggggtggggatggtgtgggtgggggggtgaaggggtggggggtagggattgtgaggaggggtaGGGATTGTGAGGGGTGTAGGGATTGTGAGGGGGTAGGGATTGTGAGGGGGGGTAGGGATTGTGAGGGGGGTagggattgtgaggggggggtagggattgtgagggggggtggggatggtgtgggtgggggtagggattgtgagggggggtggggatggtgtgggtgggggggtgaaggggtggggggtagggattgtgaggggaggtggggatgggaggggtgggggggtgagggggtgggggggtagggattgtgaggtgggggggtgaaggggtgggggggtagggattgtgagggggtgggggggtgaaggggtgggggggtagggattgtgagggggtgggggggtgaaggggtgtgggggtagggattgtgaggtgggggggtgaaggggtggggtgggggtggggacagtttcACTCATTGACTGACAGAGCCTCCTTTCCCAAATATGTAAAACGGTCAACAATGGGCCAATGAGTGAAGCCGTCCCTCAACCACGTGACAGAGAGATCAGTTTCATTTAAACATTGACAGGTGAGGGAGTCACTCACACACCTGCCTgagacagacccacacacacagggagacacagaccctcacacagagaggTCCTGGGACACTGGAGCGACAGAGTTGAAGCTGAGAGATTCCGGCTCCAAGACCCGGTGAACTCCGCACTAACCGGGCTCTCGCCTCCGGGAGCTCCCCGGGGGAAGGAGGTGTGATATCGGGAGGCAGCATCTCCCTGAGCCGATCCCAGCAGTGacagtctctcactcagtcacccggGCTCCTGGCTCATTCCCCCCTCGGCACTGAGTGATCTGGTGACATGGGTGACGGTTCCACTCCGAATTGGTGGAAGTTTACCTTCCTGCGCAAGAGGAAGAACAGCCCCAAGGTTTTGTATGAGATTCCCGTGGAGCGGAGCAACACTGAGAGCAAGGAGTGTGCAGACCGGGAGAGTCAGAGCAGGGCGGACTCGGAGTTGGAGGCTCGGCTGGAGAAAATCGTGGACAAAAGCACCAAAGGCAGACACGTGAAAGTCTCCAACTCCGGGAGGTTCAAAGAGAAGAAGAAAGTGAGGTTAAGCTTGGCAGAAAACCCCAGCCTGTACAGTGATTGTGGGACTGGCGGGGGACAACAGCCCTGAGCCACATCTCTGACCCCCAAGAACTTGTCCTGAGTCCTCTGAGTGAGAGGATTGTGACCCCAcagcacagggagacagaggctCCAACAAAACCCAGGTCAACCAGCAACCCGCCTGTGGGGAACTCCATGTAAAGGCTTAATTCCTGCAAATATTTCCAGGATTAATGTCAGTAATCTGCTGATGGGGTTAAACCTTCCCTCCTGCTCAACTGAAACCTCTGGAATCCATTCAGAAGAAGCAGATTGTGTTGTGATATTTCATtttgagtttttttaaaagtgaTATACTTGTCTTTCTTTATGTGGGTTAAAGTTTGGCTGTACAGTTATTTTGAACACACATTCCTGGATGTGATCAGTGTCTGATTGCAAAATGAATATTCTCCTGTTCTCTGGATGAACTGAAGGTGAAGACTTGAAGAGGAtttaagagtaggccattcagcccttcacagGAGTAGGAGCGGGTGTTGGGTTGGTGAAGGATCCCAGTGAGTGGGAGATGTGAGCAATCTGCATCCATCCTGACTATttcacagtgtgagacacagaatgCCACAGTGTGAATGAATCTACATCACAACGGTTGATATTGAAAAGTGAATCATTGTAAAAATGAAGCAGACAACACTTTACTTTAACAAGGGGCATTGAATTATGTTGAGTGCATTATGTTTAGCCAACAATGAATGTTAGAGAAACAATGTTGGGTCACTGAGAGTTGGAGATTTTTTGTGCTCCGGCTGAGTATCCAGTTAaatcaaggacatttcatgggaAACACGCGGCTTGGCAGAATAAGGTTGTAAAATTGTTCTAAAGATCCCTTCATTTTAATTAAATCTCCTTAATTGATGACTCGGTGTCAGGTGTTGTTTAGCATTGCTTGGGACAAGTTGCGATTTAAAaggcgctgtataaatgcaagttgttacctCAGACACCATAAACCAACACAGAGATCCAGCAGAAATTCAGAACAGGTTTGGGGtgctgagtgtgtgtatgtgtgtgagcgagagagagaaaccataGCTGGCAGGGAATGTCACAGCAAAAGTGTCAAGCTGATTATTAAAGTTTATAAAAGTTCTGATCGTTCCTGAACCTGTGAGATAAAGGATCCGCCAGGAtcgcacggtgacacaatggttagcacttgttgcttcacagctccaggacttcgggtcactgtctgtgcggagtttgcatgttctccccatgtctgtgtgggttttctccagtttcctcccaccgtccaaaaatgtgcgggttaggccatgattggccatgctaaattgatccgaatggcctccttctgcattgtagggattctatgacctgtgAAGAGAATGCTGTAAAGTTTGGCCAGGTTCAGGCTAAAATGTACAGGAAGCCCAAATCTGACCTGGCtttggaaacatagaaagtaggagttGGACATTcggcctttgaacctgctccgccatgatcctagccaatcctctatctcgAAGCCATACTCCAGTGCTCTCCGcttaccccttgacacctttacagtttagaaatatatccatgttTGCAGTGATttggcttccaccaccttctgtgttagGCAATTCCAAAGAAgaggtttttcctcatctcaatcccatatcctgagactgagcacccccccatcccccacccccagaaacaccccctgtatccagtctgtccagccctgtcaga
Above is a genomic segment from Mustelus asterias chromosome 11, sMusAst1.hap1.1, whole genome shotgun sequence containing:
- the prr15lb gene encoding proline-rich protein 15-like protein B — protein: MGDGSTPNWWKFTFLRKRKNSPKVLYEIPVERSNTESKECADRESQSRADSELEARLEKIVDKSTKGRHVKVSNSGRFKEKKKVRLSLAENPSLYSDCGTGGGQQP